The Arachis duranensis cultivar V14167 chromosome 9, aradu.V14167.gnm2.J7QH, whole genome shotgun sequence genomic sequence aaaaaataaaatatttttatttaattttagatctatttaaatacattttttttaaaaaaatatttttatttaaaaaattaattatttattttgtctaaaaattaataataccttgttttttaaaaaagtataagCAAAAAacgtattaaaattttaaaaactttttttaaaaagtatgtTAAAATGTGAAATAACCTttgtctattaaaaaaaatcttttaaaaaaataaaaaataaatatttttttcaaaagtcaaTCCAAACTAACTCTAATTTTAAAACagacacaaaattattaaacatcaaaatcacacacatatatgatatatatatacaaatacttaatttttcattattatcaCTATTATAGTATCATTTTCAACTAATGGTGCAGTAAATACACATAATTAACCATAgtacaaacaattttttttctaaatttgatTGGAAGTCTTACTTCTTCTTTGCCAAtccaacaaaaacaacaaaagtaaactcataaattaataaaaaactcaaaaagataaaaatatttttatttattttaaactttgatttaAGTTTAATCCAAAGAGTAAACTGAAAATTTTACAACAGAATGATACTATATGCATGTTATGTAAAATAGATGCTGAAAATATACAACATCTGTTTATTCCTGTGAGTTCTcttggcaggtgtggtgtgTTTGGGCCTCGGAGTTTGGACAAGAGTAGATTATTCCCGGTATTGTGAAATAGCAATTTGAGAGTTGGAGATCTGTGTCAATAAGAAAAGTGGTACGAAAGTATTGACTAGTTGGTTTCTCCTCAATGATGTGGACTATATGGTTACGCAGAAATGATGTCATTTTTCACAACAAAATAACAAGGATTAAAGACTGCGTGGACCAATCCTTTTCATATACCACAGAATAGTGTTATAACTAACTCATGTTGTTGATGATAATATCAGGGATGACATAGGAGTTGTACGACTGTTATTGTTTGCTCGTCTGTAATGCTCCACATGTATGTTGAGCTCTTTGTCCTTTGCTGCGATTGCATACAATCTAAAGTGCAGTCCATTTCTCAGTCAATTCTCTCTAAATCATCACCTCTAGTAAACAAAGGAACATACTTCTTAGTAAATATtacaattcaaattaaaaaaaaatctgagttaAAACAATACAATTGTTCTCATTTTTTACAGTAATCAAAATTTACAAAAGGCAATTACAAATCAAAGTAAAACAAatagtgaaaaaaataattaacataattaCTTCTCAATTACTCTTCATTGACATGGACGAACAACTCAATGCAACAAATTCAGATGCTCATGAATGCTAAAAGCACATTTtgtatttcaaaaaaaaacctAATGATGCATCAAATCTAAtcacaaaattagaaaaaaaatctgcAGAGAATACACCACAAAAATATTTCAATCTCATCTTTAAATTCATCTTTAGATCCACAAATATACATGATAtgatattatatttttggtATGTTCAAGTCAACTATCATTTTTGGTCTAATATTAGAAAAAGCAATAATTTCTTCAAATTCAAGTTGGTAACCAAATCTGATGTAGTAAAGTAGCAAATCTGATGAAGAAAAGCACATCAAGTTGTGATAACCAATCTTTTTTGAGACTACATCAATGATATATTATCAAAAGCTAAAATAATGAATAGAAAACGAAAAACTAAAGGGTAATAACTACTCACCCCAACCTCCAAACACTTATTGCTTTggaaaaattcataaatataaaatatttcaaaaaattgctACATAAACAAAAGATTTTATAATCATAATACTTTGTCAATAAAGAGTAAATCCAATATGCTTCACATGATTACAAATGTATGGCAAACAAttaaaaaccaaaagaaaaaaatattaaagtaaataataattttttttattaaagatagaAAGACTCAAACTCACAACTTCttaagttaatataaaaaagagacTATACCATTTGAATTATAAGTTATTAGCAAAGCAAATAATAACTTTAAACAAATAGAATTGATAGTCCTTGAAATTAAGCAAAGTCTACTATCAAATGTCattaaaattaagtaatgtcAACAAAAACCTAGAATTGATGTAAAAGTTATAATTTTGAGATGCTATTTATAGTAgaccaaaaagaaagaaaagaaagagagagaaagtcgGCTTAGCCAGCCTAAATTCATTATTAAAAGAGATTCGGGGCTTGTTCCTAAGATTTTCGGTTTAAGTTTTACGGTAGGACAAGATTCAAGTTAGATtagttaaattgaataaattttggtttggtttaataaagtttttattttttaaaagtaacttataaaaAAGCTGTTTTTTAAAAGATAGCTTTTTAAGAGTGGCGTCACTTGTGTTtatgtttaataaaattaaattaaaaataatttttagtaagCACAAGTATCACAGTTGTATTTgataaaacaatttttaaaacttaaaaaaattataataaacatgtttttaaaataaaaaatttaacataaatataataaataaattcttttattttttaactttaaaattttatataagtatcataaaaatttatttaacctaaatatcataattaaaaatactaaattatctaactcaaattttagagactaataatttaaatatttacttgATTGTACTAATATAAATAGAGTTATTATTggtcaataataaaatttgtatgtaATTCAATGTTAGtactcacaaaaaaaataatattaatagctaGAAGTTCATACCTAATATGTGATAGAGATGTATTTGTGTTTAAATTTGTGAAGATtaggttgaaaaataaaaaatatatgaaaattgtGTTAAAATTTGTGAAAGTTAGAATGAAAAGTTAGAGATATATGAGAATTTTAATGgcaatataatagtaaaaaatatatgcaagaaaataaataaaatttgataagcacaagttaattttaaaaaacttctGTTCTTTTAAAAGCACCCctaactttttaatttatcaaacacaaaatgaagtgcttatactttttaaaaacaCAAGCActtcttgaaaaaaaaactttaccAAACCCAACCTTTATATACTAGTAGCACTTTAACAGTATGTTAGAGTGTTTGTAACGTGAGAGATTAAACTCCCTTTCCGCAATGCTTTTTTATCCATGTAAACAAAATTCCATACGGaagaaattcttttttttttcctcttccttGAATATTCATTCTTATTAGTACACAAATGAATCATAAGAGATCAACTTGAAATCCAAAATATACAAATGACTCTTGTTTCTTTCCCTCAATCAATAATTCGATTTGCTAATTTCTCTAACTTTACAGCTTAGATTATGTCGTCATTTTCATCAATTCAATTACACTTGTTCGAATCAACTAGTTAGTGAATAGCTAGCCTAATGTAAATTTTGTGGCTGTTGCATTGCACTACTAGCCAACCAATTGATCCATCCTTTTCTCTTCAAAACATGACCATCTTTgtaacttttaattaattaattaattaattaattaaaagggttttagtttaattttctttaggaaaaaaaaaaggaagagagaaaaacactaTGCAATTCTTCATGAGAGGATTTCAATAATTGTAGATTCTTCTTCCTAAATCTTGATGCGCCTCAGTGCAAGGTAGGCCAATAATCTGTACCCTACAAACATGAGAAACAAGACACCAATGCTTCCCACAGTGCCAATTTGGCCCATCACATCCTCTTCAAGAAACTTGCAATTAGCCCTGTCTCCACCACCATGATTGCAACCCAATATGTATGAGATTTTCCTTCCATCACCATACTGAATCCTAGTCAGAAGCCTATAACAGTAAAAAGTTGTGGATATGTATTTGATCCAAGCCATGCATGCTGGAACCTTATGGACATAGTATCCACCTGTTAGCACAAATGCTAGCATTGTCACTGCTGCAACAGTTGAAGCTTGTTTGGCATCCATTATCGCGGCGCCTAAGGCGAGTCCAAGACCCTGCGACACAAGGACATATCCAAGGATGACCAACCATGTCAACAGAAATGCCACCAGATCAGGCTTTAGGCCTCCCATCCAATATGTCACAATGAGGAAAATTGTGGGCAGGATAAGCTCCATTGGAAGATCGCCCACGATCCGAGACATGAAGTAGGATGACAATGTGTACATTCCAGAGGCCCTTTCTTTCATGAAGATGGCGCGCTCTTGGGGGAAGGCGAAAACAGAGTTGAAGGATGGGAATACACCCCAGAAGATTGAAATGAAGAAGAGTAGCCCAAGCCTGTCCTGAACATTTCTGTAGTCAGAGTGCCACCACATTAGTCCTGCTAATAGTGCAGCTGCAATGACTTGGAACACTCTCAGAGTGTTGAATGATTCATGCTTTCTCTCTTTGAGGCTTCTTTGGAAGAGTGTGCTGAATTGGTTGAACCAATCTAAGAAGCTAACCCTATCACTATATCTGCTTCTTCCCATAGGGTGTGTGTTCTTTGTAGGATTAACAATGTTGGGAGTGTCCATGCATAAAGCTTTTACCTTTGGAGCTAGTGTTGTGTTGTATGAATGAATTAGGTTCTGCCTTATGTTTGGCTTATCTCTTTCACTTACACCATCAACATGGCTAACACCTGCAGAATTCAAAGCAAGTTTGATTAATAAAAGGTGCATCctcttattgttattattaatttgttattatgcTTGTATTTAATATCTAAATAAACTTGGTAATCCAACAATTTCTAGGTGTTGCAAAAGATCCcataataatatctaaaaagCAAGAGGGCTTCATAATTCTTGTTTATGCTTTATTTCGCTTTCAGTTGGCAAGTATAGCCAATTTAGATTTCATCTTTGGATAAAAGAATAAGGGACCACAACAGAAAGAGAAAGCATACCAGATCAACCATATACAAGAGAGATCAGATAAAAACTTATTTTCTATGAGAGACCTTATCTGAAAACCAATAATATACTCTGGAATAAACTATAGGAAACTATGGCTGTAGCATCATGGCCATTCGCCATGGGAATGGCCATATGGAACCGTGTATTATAAAATCTAGCATTTAAAAATGATCAAATCTATTTACTTAAAAGATACTGAAGCAGAAGAAAGTATAGGACAAGATAAAGAGGATGATAAAGTAAATCAAAGTATGtgcttaattaaattaattaaacacGCAATTGATTAATCTAAAGGAGTCAGATTAAGAGGCATAAACATGGTTAAGTAGGATAGTGGAACTTGTAAAAGCTGACTTATATGCTAGTGTTATGGTGAGTCTCCACTAATATTGGTGCTGGCACTGTTGATAGGGCCACCAGCTCCCACTTTCATATGTTTGATCAACATAAAtctattcaattttatttttattcaaccTTTCAGCCATCAAAGTTCACTTTTGTGGGacaaaatgtttttaatcttGTAAATCAGACCCAACACGTGTAGCTCTTTAACAGATCCTAAGAATAGAGAGATACTTGAAAAAGGTAGAGAGGAAAAGGAGagaaattaagaaaacaaaatgatAAGAAAACTGAAAAGGGGAACCATATGCACGATTGGCCAGATCGTTGTCAAAGAAGTGAAGGTCAAGCTTTTTCCCATATGTGTAATGATGAATAAAGAACACCCCCAAGACCATGTTCTAGCTTGTATTGATAAAAAACACTATTTTTCTAGGAAAACGGCTTTAGATGCAGTGCCACAAACCCAaataattattgttttttaGCAGAATAATAACATGTATATTCTATTAGTAAGCGATATGACTCTGTAAGGAAAgagatatatatttaatattattgtaaTTCTATTAGCATAAACCAAACATTAGAAAGGATAAGATATGTTGATTATAACTCAACCCCATCATTACTATAAACTCTTTTATACAGCTAACTAAAATTAGGTATAAACGATATGATATATGATTTTATCACCATTTAATTTAAGGGCAGACAGTGATTCAGTGTGCCACTTTATTTTTCCCTGGGTGTCCTCTTTGCTAATTCTTTTTTTCCCCTTCTTCCTCTCTTTTACAAGATTGATGGTTTCTCACGCTATGAGTGTCGTCATCACCTCCTCCACCTCAATATCCACATTATAATCATGGCCCCAAGGATCAATGAAAAAAGGTTTAGAGAGGCACATATATCCTTCATAATCGTCTAGTGCCACCTATATATAAGATTAAAATACCTAGTCAAAGAGCACTACTTACCTTAGCAGTTATTTCACGGATTAAATTAATTCTAGACTATGCTCGGTGACATCAGCCACCAGTCTAGTCTAAAAGAAGCAACACTATTGGTCCAACACTAACTTAAATAGAAAGACCACTTATCTACAACTTAAGTCTCAGCCCACTACTTAAGCATTTCCAACTTTATGAAATATGTCACGTTCTTCTCTTTTGACCATAAATAACCTTGGTCCACATGGAGGACATTTGCAATTATAATTACTCTAATCTGATTACATCAGGTTGTAAATTGTTCATAGTGTGTTTCTGTTAAAACTCTTGCATCCTTTTCAGTGTAATAACAACTAGCATACTCTGCTATGTAACAccacttcttttttatttttgaagagaATGTAAAATCTAAAACACATTTGACACTAAATTAAAAAGTGGGAGAAATACATAGTAACTGAATATTCGTAATAAAATAAGTATAATACCATATGTTAGAATAAACAGAGAGtggtttatatatatacacgtcACAAAGGTTACATGCCAATATCAGCATCAAAAGGTTACTTTAAAGTGTTTTCTCGGTTGGTATAAGCTCGAAAGACAAGTCATTACTTATCCTACTACAAAAGCAAGTTAATTGAAATGCCAATTTTAGACACCACAACAAAAGCGTAATTGATTCTGATGTTATTATGTTATCCTTTGcaaaataaaagatagtagaTTAAGTTGTTCAATTCCTGTTGAAAAGGATATGGTTGATAGCTCTTTAATATAAGGGTCCATGTCTCTATATATAATAACTCCTCCTTCTCTATTATTTACCTTCTAGTTTTAGGAATATTTCCGGACCCCACATATATATGAAATTGGCCCCTAACCTCACCTGACAGGGATCGGAAAAATCCCTGTATGTGTCTCCCAAAAAATAGTCTTATAAATAACAAGCTtagaatgaaaattaaaatcaactCCCAATACTATACAcatgtataaatattaaataatgctCTAGTACaatcaactattttaatcacAAACAGAATCCAGCTTAAGTCCAAATATTTATTTGGTAATTGTGGGCTTGAATTAGAGGGGAAAAAACACATGCCTCGGTTGAGGAGGCAGTGGCTCTATGCTTTGGGTTTGGCCAAGATGAAACAGTGTGAAATgtgaagaaacaaaataagGGAAAGGGGAAAATCAAGGAGTATAAGGAGTCAGAGTCACATCAGTGGTTGGCCccacaaaaagaaaaaccaacTGGATATATAAGAAGCAAGGAAAAGAAGGAAATGATAGAGGCAATAACAAATTAAACACTTCCGAAAAAGGAGGACACGTGGTAAGCATCAAGggatttgtttaaataaaattaattaaagcaTTCCCAACAGAAAATCAAAACCCATTACGTATCTAATCGATTTGTTCCACTCAAAGCTGAGACGCTtcctttatctttctctcttctcactCAAACgctacatatatttataaagtatctaaataaataaaattctttacacacaacaataatcatcatcacaccACTATGGCAATATAGGTGAGGGCAACCCCATTGCCCCTGAAGGACTTCATGAACTACAGTTAAATTAAACAGACAAAGGGTGTAGTAGTAATAGTACAATAACCTAGTTTCATCATATGGGATGCTGAATTCGTAGCCAGCAAAGTGTATCAACAAAATAGTAGCATGATGTTTGTCACAGCATGTTGCCTAAACTTGATGCTCCTTATTAATGACGTCCCATTATTAATTCATTGAACCAAAAACTCACCCACCAATCCACcatgcttatatatatatatatattcttagaTACTATTCCCCCAACAAAATCACAATCAAAATGTCACATCTACCACACACCATAACACTAATAATTCGGTAAATCCACATTCTTTTCATTACCCCCCATCTACAATAAAAATTCTTGATAACTAAACACTAAGTCCATTTGGTCAAATATTCCCTTGCTAACCTAATTAATCTTACTTAATTAACATCAATAATTAACCAACTTATCACCAACAAATAGCAATTTTGACCGTGCCAACTTTACTTTAACTGCCAAAAAAGTTTGTAATCACTGTATCCTTGTCATACTCTTTTCCTCCATTGTGTCCAAACTACCATCATTTGTAGACAAAAAGAATATAATATTACTTTCTCAATTTCACCTTAGTTATTTTaagaatgattttttttttttttggagactttaagaatgaatttataaaagataaaaatgactTATCATAAATATTATAGAAATTAAGTCTTAACTGCCACCAAAAGTTTGTTACAACAGAATAACATCAAGCTGGGTTACCGTTGTGAtaacagaaaatgaaaaaaataaaaatagaaataaacaaagagaaagttgACGTACCGTTAGCGAGATCGAGAAGGAAATCGGCGGGGTTCATCGGAAAAGATGGCACAAAACCAACGGACTCAAAGTACCGCATGGCGTCGCATCCTTTACCGAAGTAGAGGCAATTCCCTTCGGAGAGCACGAGAACCTTATCGAACATCTGGAAAACGCGGCTCGACGGTTGGTGCACCGACGTAACCACCGTCTTCCCCTTCTTCGCTACAGCAGGCTCGGATCCACAAGCATCTCATGCGCAATGCTCACGCGCTTCCTCTCCCCGCCGGAGACACCGCGGATGAAGCTGTTCCCGATTATGGTGTCCTCGCACTTGCCTAGTCCAAGCTCCGCAATCGCCGACTCCGCCGCCGCAATCTTCGCCTCACGCGGCAGCGAACGAGGAAGGCGGAGCATGGAGCAGAAGACTAGGGTTTCGCGGACGGTGAGGTGCGGGTAAAGCACGTCGTCCTGAGTAACGAATCCGGTTCGGCGGAGAATCGGTTTGGTGAGCTTGGATGAGTTTGCGAGAATTGTTCCGGTGAGGCCGTGACCATGGAGTCTCCCTGCAAGCGCGTTTAGGAGCGTTGATTTGCCGCTTCCTGATGGACCAAGGATGGCTAGGATCTCTCCCGGGTACGCTATCCCTGTTACTCCGTTTAGAATTGTTCTTTCTTGCATCACCGCTGATCTTGTCTGATCGGACGGTGTTGGTGACTCGCGATCAGTTGCGAAAAGTTTCTTAATGCACCTTCCTTTAGCTTGCTTGTTCTCTATCTTTATCCGGTATCCCACGTCCATGAACTGcgttaattatttgcatgaaCACATAGTTAAAGCATAATAGTATAGGGTCAACGATGTTATGACTAGTTATGACTTGTTAgtggttaattaattaaatgaataaaCATTGTGATTAATTAgtattagtaataataatacCTTGAGAGTGATTGGGTAAGAAGGGGACATGAAAGGAGGGATGTCACGGGATTCTCGAGGGGGTTGTTTGGGTGAGTCTCCATTTGGAGTTTCTACGCCACCAAACGCTTCCCTTTGTGTTGTCGTAGACATTGTTATTGTATGTTTTTGAGGGAGAGATGGAAACTAAAAAGAAACAAGTGTTGTTAGTTGATAGTGAATGAATTAGTGAGTGGAAGAAGGAAGACGGAAGAAGAAGGGGGTATTTATGGAGGAGGTGAGGAGGGTGGACCCCATGGGTGTGCCACGTCAACGTGGAACAACCAAATGGGGAATGGTTACGTGTCAATATTTTGGTATGCTGTTGTCATCTGTCCCCAGAAATGGTTCATTATGTAAAATAAGTAGAGTAACAAAAGTTTAGGTtccattaattattatttttatttttaattataatggaGGGCACATAACTGCgtgtaaataataataagtaataacttGAGAAGGACTCCAACATTGATCTGCAAATGGTaagaattattttaatttaatttggtatATATAAAGTAGGTAGCTAAGCTAGGTGTAATTGTGAGAAAGACTATTGGGTACACTTGTTTATACTTTATCACCGAAGGAAACTGTGTCGCAAGGTAGAGCCAATTAAAGGGAACTGAGATGCAAAGGATATAGATGAAGGAGTGGAGCAGAGCAATAATAATTAGAAGTATAGAGTAGAGTAGACAGTAGAGTAGAGAGAGATCAGAATCTTTAAATAGTATTAATAGAGGTTGAAAAGGGAGAGTGGCATGTGGTAGGCAGATACTGTAGCCCATTGCCACCGTTGCTTTGATCACTCATCAATTTCTTACCACCAACGAAGGTAAGGGATATTTTTGGATATAGTATTCTTTTGCTCTTTTATTCCTGggatatttattaaattaggtTCAGACTATATCAAAC encodes the following:
- the LOC107467862 gene encoding LOW QUALITY PROTEIN: ABC transporter G family member 25 (The sequence of the model RefSeq protein was modified relative to this genomic sequence to represent the inferred CDS: inserted 1 base in 1 codon); protein product: MSTTTQREAFGGVETPNGDSPKQPPRESRDIPPFMSPSYPITLKFMDVGYRIKIENKQAKGRCIKKLFATDRESPTPSDQTRSAVMQERTILNGVTGIAYPGEILAILGPSGSGKSTLLNALAGRLHGHGLTGTILANSSKLTKPILRRTGFVTQDDVLYPHLTVRETLVFCSMLRLPRSLPREAKIAAAESAIAELGLGKCEDTIIGNSFIRGVSGGERKRVSIAHEMLVDPSLLXAKKGKTVVTSVHQPSSRVFQMFDKVLVLSEGNCLYFGKGCDAMRYFESVGFVPSFPMNPADFLLDLANGVSHVDGVSERDKPNIRQNLIHSYNTTLAPKVKALCMDTPNIVNPTKNTHPMGRSRYSDRVSFLDWFNQFSTLFQRSLKERKHESFNTLRVFQVIAAALLAGLMWWHSDYRNVQDRLGLLFFISIFWGVFPSFNSVFAFPQERAIFMKERASGMYTLSSYFMSRIVGDLPMELILPTIFLIVTYWMGGLKPDLVAFLLTWLVILGYVLVSQGLGLALGAAIMDAKQASTVAAVTMLAFVLTGGYYVHKVPACMAWIKYISTTFYCYRLLTRIQYGDGRKISYILGCNHGGGDRANCKFLEEDVMGQIGTVGSIGVLFLMFVGYRLLAYLALRRIKI